GAGGGGTGTAATCACTAGTGGCGATAAGAACGGCAAATACTCGGTCCAGCGCCCTTCCCCGCTCCAGCGCTGGACCATTCCGCGTGCGGAGACGAGGAGAAGTCCGACACTTACGAGCACCAGGGCCAGCCCGACACTAAAGGCAACAATCAACAGCAACCCGAAGGCGATGCGTTGCAGCGCCACGGCGCTGAGCAATACCACCAACGCGGCAGGGCACGGAATCAGCCCGCCGGTGATGCCGAGGGTCAGAAGAGCCCCGTATCCTACGTCGTACTCGTGTTCGTGCTCGTGTTCGTGGCCGTGAGCGTGTTCGTGCTCGTGAGTATGCGGATGATGCGGGTGAGCATGTTCGCTATGTTCGTGCTGCCCTTCGAGTGCACGCCCGAACAAGAAGAGGCCCGTGCCGACGATCAACAATCCCGAGGTCAGCCCCAACCACGGGTACAGTTGCTCGGGGAGGATGTAATGCGACGCGAAGAGCGCCACGCCACCAAGGGCGTAGACACCGATAGTGTGGCTCACGGTAACAGTCAAACCCAAGATCAAGGCGTGCCATGCCGTGCCACGCGACCCAACCAGATAGGCTGCCACCAGGGTTTTGCCGTGCCCGGGCTCTAAGGCGTGAAACGCGCCCAGGCCGACAGCAACCAGCAAGGCGAACAGGATCACACTGGTGCTAAGTTGCCCGGCGGTCATGAGTTCCGTCAGCATAGTGCGTGGAGTTTGCACGTCAGTTCGCTCCGGCACGGGGTTGCCGACAACGGCGGGAGCGGCGGCCCGCACGGCGGCAGGGATGTCGAACGTCAGTGTCGCTCGC
Above is a window of Deltaproteobacteria bacterium DNA encoding:
- a CDS encoding sulfite exporter TauE/SafE family protein; this translates as MGVRRSASSLDHERTAWRSWCRKLWTCLLLCLISLSYSLIQPRSAFAHPMGNFSINRFSGLEVHPTFVRVSYVLDMAEIPTFQEMQEQGLNAQSEDLDVTDYGERKVEELRNGLDLRVGGQPLTLTTKTRVLSFPPGAGGLPTLRLSAVYEAPLAALSGEITYEDRNYPQRVGWKEIVATGQVGVTLRNVSVPMESKSRQLTAYAENLLQTPPQDLRATLTFDIPAAVRAAAPAVVGNPVPERTDVQTPRTMLTELMTAGQLSTSVILFALLVAVGLGAFHALEPGHGKTLVAAYLVGSRGTAWHALILGLTVTVSHTIGVYALGGVALFASHYILPEQLYPWLGLTSGLLIVGTGLFLFGRALEGQHEHSEHAHPHHPHTHEHEHAHGHEHEHEHEYDVGYGALLTLGITGGLIPCPAALVVLLSAVALQRIAFGLLLIVAFSVGLALVLVSVGLLLVSARGMVQRWSGEGRWTEYLPFLSPLVITPLGVVIAVRSLMGTGILGGLAF